A genomic region of Paenibacillus sp. PL2-23 contains the following coding sequences:
- a CDS encoding DUF4367 domain-containing protein encodes MNKEEFDERFDRAFQEKVKDHEFVPDASESWLRVKKRIDRRYRIRRQLRTLPYVAASFLLGAYIFGTPVATEAFKPVFQAYQVVIEGVQQMVFRSAPQQTDFVSQNLPKTLPPPGYVDETSQQGTSITVTKPSEIHDLAFPAPSIRYVPEAFSLHNIQLSQVVPGEGKYTHIHYGYARSDGMVLHVVVMKLPQGAAYSSGGGSEDIIMKPITIHGFEAFLYLEKDGWSMLEYMRDDMLVKISGPIDEDTIVRMAEELRIYE; translated from the coding sequence TTGAATAAGGAGGAGTTCGACGAACGGTTCGACCGCGCATTCCAAGAAAAAGTCAAGGATCACGAATTCGTGCCCGATGCCAGCGAGTCCTGGCTGCGGGTGAAGAAGCGGATCGACAGACGATACAGAATAAGAAGACAGCTGCGCACGCTGCCTTACGTCGCCGCCTCCTTCCTGCTGGGCGCTTATATATTCGGCACGCCTGTTGCTACTGAGGCATTCAAGCCTGTATTCCAGGCTTATCAAGTGGTTATCGAGGGTGTGCAGCAAATGGTTTTCCGCTCGGCACCGCAGCAGACCGACTTCGTGTCCCAGAACCTGCCCAAAACCTTGCCGCCTCCCGGTTATGTAGACGAGACAAGCCAGCAAGGAACGTCCATCACCGTAACGAAGCCTTCGGAAATACACGATCTGGCGTTCCCGGCCCCGTCTATTCGGTATGTCCCTGAGGCATTCTCGCTGCATAACATCCAGTTGTCCCAGGTTGTGCCGGGCGAAGGGAAATATACCCATATTCACTATGGCTATGCCCGCAGCGACGGGATGGTTTTACACGTGGTAGTGATGAAGCTGCCGCAAGGCGCCGCTTATTCATCAGGAGGCGGCTCGGAAGACATCATAATGAAGCCCATCACCATTCATGGATTCGAGGCTTTCCTCTACCTGGAGAAGGACGGCTGGTCCATGCTGGAATACATGCGGGATGACATGCTTGTAAAGATCAGCGGACCGATTGACGAGGACACGATTGTGCGAATGGCGGAAGAGCTGAGGATTTACGAATAG
- a CDS encoding polysaccharide deacetylase family protein, translating into MSNVKIHFDRYPGGLSKAVVLSFDDGREQDRRLVEAFNRYGLKGTFHLNSGKLGQERFITREETADLFRGHEISAHTVTHPFLDQSPPDQVAEEILSDRRELEAIAGYPVRGMSYPYGTYNDRIVQALPALGIEYARTVQSHGGFHMPEDPLRWHPTCHHKDMIAKAEQLLASKRRFGRMELLFIWGHSFEFDNDDNWDLVDKLGELLGGEESVWKASMTDIVRYQNAIQALRFSVNRGIVYNPSAMDVWFSADGEIVKLGAGETKYLK; encoded by the coding sequence ATGAGTAATGTCAAAATTCATTTCGACCGTTATCCCGGCGGCTTGAGCAAAGCGGTGGTCTTGAGCTTCGACGATGGCAGGGAGCAGGATCGAAGATTGGTTGAGGCGTTCAACCGTTATGGACTCAAGGGAACGTTTCATTTGAATTCAGGGAAATTAGGCCAAGAGCGCTTCATCACCCGAGAAGAAACTGCGGATTTGTTCCGCGGCCATGAAATATCCGCGCATACCGTTACGCATCCGTTCCTGGATCAATCCCCGCCAGATCAGGTTGCGGAGGAAATTCTGTCCGACCGCAGAGAGCTGGAAGCGATTGCGGGCTACCCTGTACGCGGCATGAGCTATCCGTATGGCACGTACAACGACCGTATCGTTCAGGCGCTGCCAGCGCTGGGCATCGAGTATGCCCGGACCGTTCAGAGCCATGGAGGCTTCCATATGCCGGAGGATCCGCTTCGATGGCATCCAACCTGCCACCACAAGGATATGATAGCGAAGGCGGAGCAATTGCTTGCGTCCAAGCGGCGCTTTGGTCGGATGGAGCTGCTCTTCATCTGGGGCCATAGCTTCGAGTTCGACAACGACGACAATTGGGATTTGGTAGACAAGCTGGGAGAGCTGCTGGGGGGCGAGGAATCCGTCTGGAAAGCGTCTATGACGGACATTGTGCGGTACCAAAACGCAATTCAGGCGCTCCGCTTCTCGGTGAATCGGGGAATCGTATATAATCCGAGCGCCATGGACGTGTGGTTCAGCGCGGATGGCGAAATCGTCAAGCTCGGTGCAGGCGAGACCAAATATCTGAAGTAA
- the tnpB gene encoding IS200/IS605 family element RNA-guided endonuclease TnpB encodes MLQHKAFKFRIYPSHVQIMQLRKTLGCCRFVFNHLLAKWSQIYQVTGKGLSYNACASQLPDMKREWSWLKEVDSIALQSAVRNLADGYQRHFNKQNDLPRFKSRKHPVQSYTTRYTNGNIAVKGNRLQLPKLGWVPYAKSREIEGRILSATVRLAPSGKWFVSLVCEVDIQPLPLTDSILGIDVGIKYLAVPSEGPAMDNPRYTLRYERLLTKWQRILARRKQGGSNWSKAKRKVALIHERIRNSRLDAMHKQTTKWIRENQTICLEDLRIANMMKQRHLAKHIADASWGEMSRQLHYKAKWYGRTIKETPVFAPTSQTCHVCGYKQAEVRDLSVRGWTCVSCQTPHDRDWNAAQNIKAMAQ; translated from the coding sequence ATGCTCCAGCATAAAGCCTTCAAATTTCGGATCTATCCTAGTCATGTACAAATCATGCAACTGCGCAAAACGTTGGGTTGCTGCCGTTTTGTGTTCAACCACCTCCTAGCAAAATGGAGTCAGATCTATCAGGTTACAGGCAAAGGTTTGTCCTATAACGCCTGCGCATCTCAGCTTCCTGATATGAAGCGCGAGTGGTCTTGGTTGAAAGAAGTGGATAGCATTGCCCTGCAGTCAGCTGTGCGAAACTTGGCTGACGGATATCAGCGCCACTTCAACAAGCAGAACGATCTACCTCGCTTCAAGAGTCGCAAGCATCCCGTACAAAGCTATACGACGCGATATACGAACGGGAACATTGCCGTGAAGGGAAACCGTCTGCAACTTCCCAAGCTCGGCTGGGTACCCTATGCCAAGTCAAGAGAGATCGAAGGCCGGATCCTATCCGCTACCGTACGACTAGCCCCAAGCGGCAAATGGTTTGTATCGTTGGTATGCGAGGTTGACATCCAGCCTCTTCCTTTAACGGACAGCATACTTGGCATTGACGTGGGTATCAAGTATCTTGCCGTGCCTTCGGAAGGTCCTGCAATGGATAATCCAAGATATACATTGCGATATGAACGACTGCTCACGAAATGGCAGCGCATCCTTGCAAGAAGGAAACAAGGCGGAAGTAACTGGTCTAAAGCGAAAAGAAAAGTCGCCCTCATCCATGAAAGGATTCGAAATAGCCGATTAGACGCGATGCATAAGCAGACTACGAAATGGATCCGTGAAAACCAAACGATCTGTCTCGAGGACTTACGTATTGCAAACATGATGAAACAACGACACCTCGCCAAACACATAGCAGATGCATCCTGGGGCGAAATGAGCCGTCAACTGCATTACAAAGCCAAGTGGTATGGGCGAACGATCAAGGAAACACCAGTATTTGCGCCAACGAGCCAAACCTGTCACGTCTGTGGGTACAAGCAAGCAGAAGTGAGGGATTTGAGCGTGCGGGGATGGACATGTGTATCTTGCCAAACGCCACATGACCGAGATTGGAATGCGGCACAAAACATAAAGGCCATGGCCCAGTAA
- a CDS encoding serine/threonine protein kinase, which produces MAAPEWRLAEAAISRMKVEGNDRNEEVSLTGYAEGLHCVGLGTDAAVFIYEEVPDVAYKIYTDQALHKKEREREVYKRLEGIPYFPAFYGEGRNYLAIGYEPGPTLLDCLIQGIPVPPQVIADVEDARQLVRARGLNPRDIHLKNVVVQDGRGKVLDVSEYVLEGDDHRWDHLLWAYQLFYPSIEGKQIPLWLLDFVKNGYRRLDEANLNLEEYGQRVSALFSRFMK; this is translated from the coding sequence ATGGCAGCGCCAGAATGGAGATTGGCGGAGGCGGCAATAAGCCGTATGAAAGTAGAGGGCAATGACCGCAATGAGGAGGTTAGTCTAACGGGATATGCCGAGGGCCTTCATTGTGTGGGACTGGGAACGGACGCTGCTGTGTTTATCTATGAAGAGGTGCCGGACGTTGCCTATAAAATATATACGGATCAAGCGCTCCATAAGAAGGAGCGCGAGCGAGAGGTGTACAAGCGGCTGGAGGGTATTCCGTATTTCCCAGCCTTCTACGGGGAGGGGCGCAATTATTTGGCTATCGGCTACGAGCCGGGACCCACGCTGCTGGATTGCTTAATTCAAGGCATTCCCGTGCCTCCTCAAGTTATTGCAGATGTAGAGGATGCCCGGCAGCTTGTCAGAGCACGAGGATTGAATCCTCGTGATATTCATTTGAAGAATGTTGTGGTGCAGGACGGCAGGGGCAAGGTGCTGGACGTCTCTGAGTATGTGCTGGAGGGCGATGATCATCGTTGGGACCACTTGCTGTGGGCGTATCAATTGTTTTATCCAAGTATTGAGGGTAAACAAATACCGCTATGGCTGCTGGACTTCGTCAAAAACGGATACAGAAGGCTGGACGAAGCCAATCTGAATCTAGAGGAATACGGTCAGAGGGTTAGCGCCCTGTTCTCGAGGTTTATGAAATAA
- a CDS encoding ATP-dependent helicase produces the protein MMGKLDLYLERKREELGVRLNEVQKQAVGHARGPLLLLASPGSGKTTTIIMRIGYLIEELGVEPERIKAVTFSRASARDMKERFAKWFPQLAPVDFSTIHSLAFEAVRSHLWRSGQAYEIIEGAVDTAEQEGEAGPGKGEQGLPLHKKIILRGLYKEVVGENATDDIMEELTTYISFVKNKLLQPHEWESVKSDVPQAAQLLAAYEQFKRNGTDKLLLDFDDMLTLCNELLEKDEALLRKYQRRYDYILTDESQDTSLVQHAIIEKLARGHRNLCVVADDDQSIYSWRGAEPSYLLQFKDVYPEAVTLFMEQNYRSSKEIVTAANLFIKRNLGRYPKEMFTENAAHEPIVFKRLTDYRKQAKLVVREASKADRLSEVAVLYRNNSSSITLMNEFDRAGIPFYMKDADNRFFSHWIIEDVLNFMRMTYTDKRVDILESIHMKMAGYISKHQIAVLKSIDNGESVFDNLRQFVQLQDYQVKLLKEAQETFQEMGGMPPRQAIRVIRTRLGYEKALDKMCERLGFRKDYLIGILNTLEDIAEGLETMADFAARLKYLEKVLNSAKLRKGQDAVTFSTFHSSKGLEFDQVYMVDLIEGVIPAKEEDKRAADGSMPLMEEAVRLFYVGMTRARKRLTLITYGQRDGEKTEESTFMTAVRDIAEPEWRGAQAAGAGASEAGGFKLQFGTERRGSGGGGSESGARRFRSSSASSVASAAAGSAKRELNPHAVRKREALEEGQAVRHKVFGPGVIEALDGERITIRFGPENAKSLSVAMCLDMGLLELM, from the coding sequence ATGATGGGAAAGCTGGACTTATATCTGGAGCGCAAACGGGAGGAGCTGGGCGTCAGGCTGAACGAGGTGCAGAAGCAGGCGGTAGGCCACGCGCGAGGTCCTCTCCTGCTGCTGGCCTCTCCGGGATCGGGCAAAACAACAACGATCATTATGCGCATCGGCTATCTGATCGAGGAGCTGGGCGTTGAGCCTGAGCGCATCAAAGCTGTCACGTTCAGCCGGGCTTCGGCGCGGGATATGAAGGAGCGTTTCGCCAAGTGGTTCCCGCAGCTGGCGCCAGTCGATTTCTCGACGATTCACAGCCTGGCATTCGAGGCGGTCCGCAGCCATCTGTGGAGGAGCGGCCAGGCTTACGAGATCATTGAAGGAGCGGTGGATACGGCGGAGCAGGAGGGTGAAGCCGGACCGGGCAAAGGAGAGCAGGGGCTCCCTCTTCATAAGAAGATTATTTTGCGCGGCTTGTACAAGGAGGTTGTAGGCGAGAATGCAACGGATGACATAATGGAGGAGCTGACGACGTATATCAGCTTTGTCAAAAACAAGCTGCTCCAACCCCATGAGTGGGAGAGCGTGAAGTCTGATGTTCCTCAAGCCGCCCAGCTGTTAGCCGCCTACGAGCAATTCAAGCGGAATGGAACGGACAAGCTGCTGCTCGACTTTGACGACATGCTGACGTTGTGCAACGAGCTGCTGGAGAAGGACGAGGCGCTGCTGCGCAAGTATCAGAGGCGTTACGATTATATCCTGACGGATGAAAGCCAGGATACGTCGCTCGTGCAGCATGCCATTATTGAGAAGCTCGCGAGGGGCCATCGCAATCTGTGTGTCGTGGCGGACGACGATCAGTCCATCTACAGCTGGAGGGGAGCGGAGCCAAGCTACCTGCTTCAGTTCAAGGACGTGTATCCGGAGGCGGTCACGCTGTTCATGGAGCAGAACTACCGTTCCTCCAAGGAGATTGTGACGGCGGCGAATCTGTTCATCAAGCGGAACCTGGGCCGCTATCCCAAGGAGATGTTTACAGAAAACGCAGCTCATGAGCCCATCGTGTTCAAACGTCTGACGGATTACCGCAAGCAGGCGAAGCTCGTTGTGCGAGAAGCCTCCAAGGCCGACAGGCTGTCCGAGGTCGCTGTGTTGTACCGGAATAATTCGTCGTCTATCACGCTGATGAACGAATTCGACCGGGCTGGCATTCCATTCTATATGAAGGATGCGGACAACCGTTTTTTCTCGCATTGGATCATCGAGGACGTGCTTAATTTCATGCGGATGACCTATACGGACAAGCGGGTCGACATTCTCGAGAGCATTCATATGAAAATGGCGGGCTACATCAGCAAGCATCAAATTGCGGTGCTGAAGTCGATTGACAACGGCGAATCGGTGTTTGATAATTTACGCCAATTTGTCCAGCTCCAGGACTATCAGGTGAAGCTGCTGAAGGAGGCGCAGGAGACGTTCCAAGAGATGGGCGGCATGCCGCCGCGTCAGGCGATCCGCGTCATCCGGACACGTCTCGGCTACGAGAAGGCGCTGGACAAAATGTGCGAGCGGCTGGGCTTCCGCAAGGATTATTTGATCGGCATACTGAATACGCTTGAGGATATTGCGGAGGGGCTGGAGACGATGGCCGACTTCGCAGCCCGGCTGAAATATCTGGAGAAGGTGCTGAATAGCGCAAAGCTGCGCAAGGGGCAGGACGCGGTTACCTTCTCTACCTTTCACAGCTCCAAGGGACTGGAGTTCGATCAGGTGTATATGGTGGATCTTATCGAAGGCGTTATTCCAGCAAAGGAAGAGGACAAGCGGGCGGCGGACGGCTCCATGCCTCTCATGGAGGAGGCCGTGCGGCTGTTCTACGTCGGCATGACGCGGGCGAGGAAGAGGCTGACGCTGATTACCTATGGTCAGCGGGACGGCGAGAAGACGGAGGAGTCGACGTTCATGACGGCGGTGCGGGATATCGCGGAGCCGGAGTGGCGGGGAGCTCAGGCTGCAGGAGCCGGGGCTTCGGAGGCAGGCGGGTTTAAGCTGCAGTTCGGGACGGAGCGGAGGGGCTCGGGCGGGGGCGGAAGCGAGAGCGGCGCGCGGCGCTTTCGCTCCAGCAGCGCGAGCAGCGTAGCCAGCGCGGCCGCGGGCTCGGCGAAGCGGGAGCTCAACCCGCATGCGGTGCGGAAGCGGGAGGCGCTGGAGGAGGGCCAGGCCGTGCGGCACAAGGTATTTGGCCCCGGCGTCATTGAAGCGTTAGACGGAGAGCGGATCACGATCCGCTTCGGCCCGGAGAACGCCAAGTCCCTGTCGGTGGCTATGTGCCTCGATATGGGGCTGCTGGAGCTGATGTAG
- a CDS encoding M42 family metallopeptidase, which produces MTTPLHPQLDQAYMLRQLNELLNIPSPSGFCMAIMEHLGREVERLGCQMEQTPKGTGIITIPGQQPGKVIGISAHVDTLGAMVRSIKSSGMLRFTSIGGYAMETVEGEYCLIHTRDGRKYEGTVLTTKPSVHVYPDAKSMKRDEENMEIRIDESVASKEDTEKLGIGVGDFISWDPRVRMLPNGWIKSRHLDDKASVAALLGLLEWLKREGKTPLHTLKLVISTYEEVGHGASYIPPDISEFIAVDMGALGDDLSGSERQVSICAKDSSGPYDYGMTTKLIELAKREGLPYAVDIYPQYGSDATAALRGGSNIRAALVGPGVHASHGMERTHADAITGTAALLLAYVMED; this is translated from the coding sequence ATGACTACACCCTTACACCCACAGCTCGATCAAGCGTATATGCTCCGCCAGCTGAACGAGCTTCTGAACATTCCGAGTCCCAGCGGATTCTGCATGGCGATTATGGAGCACCTCGGCCGGGAGGTCGAACGTCTAGGTTGTCAAATGGAGCAAACGCCCAAAGGTACGGGCATTATAACGATACCGGGGCAGCAGCCAGGCAAGGTTATCGGCATCTCCGCTCATGTCGATACGCTAGGGGCGATGGTACGCTCCATCAAATCCTCCGGCATGCTGCGGTTTACTTCCATAGGCGGCTATGCCATGGAGACGGTGGAGGGGGAGTATTGCCTTATCCACACACGAGACGGCCGCAAGTACGAGGGGACAGTATTGACGACCAAGCCGTCCGTACACGTATACCCTGACGCAAAGAGCATGAAGCGGGATGAGGAGAACATGGAGATTCGGATCGACGAATCGGTGGCGTCGAAGGAGGATACGGAGAAGCTGGGGATCGGCGTCGGCGACTTTATCTCCTGGGACCCCCGCGTCCGTATGCTGCCGAACGGCTGGATCAAGTCCCGGCATCTGGACGACAAGGCAAGCGTAGCGGCGCTGCTCGGTTTGCTGGAGTGGCTGAAGCGAGAAGGAAAGACGCCGCTGCATACGCTGAAGCTGGTCATCTCCACGTACGAAGAGGTTGGACACGGAGCGTCCTATATTCCCCCTGATATTTCCGAGTTTATCGCTGTAGATATGGGGGCGCTGGGCGATGATCTGTCGGGCTCCGAACGGCAGGTATCCATCTGCGCCAAGGATTCGTCCGGCCCATATGATTACGGGATGACGACGAAGCTGATCGAGCTGGCGAAGCGCGAGGGACTGCCTTATGCGGTGGATATCTATCCGCAGTACGGCTCGGACGCGACGGCCGCGCTCAGAGGCGGAAGCAATATCCGCGCGGCGCTTGTTGGGCCCGGCGTACACGCGTCCCACGGCATGGAGCGTACGCACGCGGACGCGATCACAGGCACGGCGGCGCTGCTGCTGGCTTATGTGATGGAGGACTAG
- a CDS encoding methylglyoxal synthase, with protein sequence MLTIALIAHDAKKELLVNFVIAYKHIFDKHRVYATGTTGNRIILEAKVEVNRLKSGPLGGDQQIGSMVATDAIDLVIFLRDPLVAQPHDPDITALLRLCDVQCIPVATNIATAELLIKSMEHGNLQWRESVRAKYLDPLPTGTCG encoded by the coding sequence TTGCTCACGATTGCTCTTATTGCTCATGACGCCAAGAAAGAACTACTGGTCAACTTTGTTATTGCCTACAAGCACATCTTCGACAAGCATAGGGTCTATGCTACCGGTACAACAGGCAACCGAATTATTCTGGAAGCCAAGGTTGAAGTCAATCGTCTCAAATCAGGTCCGCTTGGCGGCGATCAACAGATCGGCTCCATGGTAGCGACTGACGCCATTGATCTTGTTATTTTCCTGCGCGATCCACTTGTTGCGCAGCCTCACGACCCGGATATTACCGCCCTGCTTCGTCTTTGCGATGTGCAATGCATTCCCGTTGCAACCAATATTGCAACAGCGGAGCTATTGATCAAATCAATGGAGCATGGCAACCTTCAGTGGAGAGAGAGCGTGCGCGCCAAGTACCTTGACCCGTTGCCCACCGGAACATGCGGTTAA
- a CDS encoding sigma-70 family RNA polymerase sigma factor: MMDSKLILLSSASYSALAPHLQKEIYQEFYQFAYSPIIYMVKEHAATEDIIQNSFIKIIGSAPRADNEAQLRSWMKVVVKNMVYNYFRKTKKSRNDIDADSVYMSESVHFSTEAASLEQEVELTLMKETITQCLNELRPEYRALIELRWKKELSYREIAAELETTEERVKYKLFRAREAMKKMFRRRWGEKIE; encoded by the coding sequence ATGATGGATAGCAAGCTCATCCTCTTGTCCAGCGCCAGCTACAGCGCTCTCGCGCCGCATTTGCAGAAAGAGATCTATCAGGAATTCTACCAATTCGCTTATTCCCCTATTATTTATATGGTGAAGGAACATGCTGCGACGGAAGATATTATCCAGAACTCTTTTATCAAAATTATTGGAAGCGCGCCGCGGGCGGACAACGAGGCCCAGCTTAGAAGCTGGATGAAGGTCGTCGTAAAGAATATGGTTTATAATTATTTTCGAAAAACGAAAAAAAGCCGCAACGACATCGACGCGGACAGTGTCTATATGAGTGAGAGCGTTCATTTCTCAACGGAAGCAGCTTCGCTGGAGCAGGAGGTTGAGCTTACGCTGATGAAGGAAACGATTACCCAATGCTTGAACGAGCTTCGTCCGGAATACCGCGCATTGATCGAGCTCAGATGGAAGAAGGAGCTCAGCTACCGTGAAATCGCCGCGGAGCTCGAGACCACGGAAGAACGAGTGAAATACAAGCTGTTCCGGGCCAGGGAAGCCATGAAGAAGATGTTCCGGAGGAGATGGGGGGAGAAGATTGAATAA
- the modB gene encoding molybdate ABC transporter permease subunit, which yields MTWEAFWPPVLLSLQVALLASPIAAVSGVAAARWMSRRSFRGSTLLETALMLPLVLPPTVVGFLLLVALGRRSWLGQLAEWVFSAPVLFSPWAAVIASVVVAFPLVYQTMKVAFDGVDRELEESARSAGASEWAVFRYIALPLVLRAVMTAYILGFARSLGEFGATLMIAGNIPGRTQTIPTAIYVAVDAGSMDMAWAWTIGMVVISFVLLLATGGLRRRKH from the coding sequence ATGACCTGGGAGGCGTTCTGGCCGCCGGTGCTGCTGTCGCTCCAGGTGGCTCTGCTTGCTAGTCCCATTGCGGCCGTATCCGGCGTCGCGGCGGCCAGGTGGATGTCAAGGCGCAGCTTCCGAGGGAGTACGCTGCTCGAGACGGCATTAATGCTGCCGCTGGTGCTGCCGCCTACTGTGGTCGGGTTTCTGCTGCTTGTGGCTCTGGGCAGAAGGAGCTGGCTGGGGCAGCTGGCGGAGTGGGTATTCTCGGCGCCAGTGCTGTTCTCGCCATGGGCGGCCGTTATCGCATCGGTTGTTGTGGCGTTCCCTCTTGTCTATCAGACAATGAAGGTGGCGTTCGACGGTGTGGACCGGGAATTGGAGGAGTCGGCGCGTTCCGCTGGCGCCAGCGAGTGGGCCGTATTTCGATATATTGCTCTGCCCCTGGTCCTGCGCGCGGTCATGACGGCCTATATTCTGGGCTTCGCTCGCAGCTTGGGCGAATTCGGCGCGACGCTGATGATTGCGGGGAACATTCCCGGCCGCACGCAGACCATTCCTACTGCGATCTATGTTGCGGTAGACGCTGGCAGCATGGATATGGCCTGGGCTTGGACCATTGGTATGGTCGTCATATCGTTTGTGCTGCTGCTGGCAACGGGAGGCCTGCGAAGGCGGAAGCATTGA
- the modA gene encoding molybdate ABC transporter substrate-binding protein, whose product MGMKMKRGLMGWLLAVSLTIAGACGSSDGSEGKAVITVSAAASLTGALNELKPAFESANPDVTLLFNFGSSGALQQQIEQGAPVDLYISAAASHMNTLIEKGLVQQGQTVSLLSNALVVVTPKDGREQLEGLEELLLSQVSKVAIGIPDSVPAGAYAKEALTQAGLWDKLQGKTVQAKDVKQVLQYVETGNVDAGFVYKTDALASGGAAIAFEVDPSSYSPIQYPAGIVRDSDDFEETRKLYEFLQSDEAMGVFRQYGFSESK is encoded by the coding sequence ATGGGCATGAAGATGAAGAGGGGATTAATGGGATGGCTGCTGGCGGTCTCCCTCACAATTGCGGGCGCATGCGGCTCAAGTGATGGCTCAGAGGGTAAGGCTGTGATTACCGTATCGGCAGCCGCCAGCCTGACGGGGGCGTTGAATGAGCTGAAGCCAGCGTTCGAGTCGGCAAATCCGGACGTGACGCTGTTGTTTAACTTTGGGTCCTCCGGCGCTCTGCAGCAGCAGATTGAGCAAGGGGCGCCAGTGGATTTGTATATATCAGCAGCTGCCAGCCATATGAATACGTTGATCGAAAAAGGACTTGTTCAGCAGGGGCAGACAGTGAGCTTGCTATCGAATGCGCTGGTGGTCGTGACGCCGAAGGATGGGAGAGAGCAGTTGGAAGGGCTGGAGGAGCTGCTTCTGAGCCAAGTGTCTAAGGTTGCCATTGGCATTCCCGACAGTGTGCCAGCGGGGGCGTACGCCAAAGAGGCTTTGACCCAGGCGGGCCTGTGGGATAAGCTTCAGGGGAAGACGGTACAAGCCAAGGATGTGAAGCAAGTGCTGCAATACGTAGAGACGGGCAACGTGGATGCCGGCTTCGTATACAAGACAGACGCCCTTGCCTCTGGCGGCGCGGCCATCGCCTTTGAGGTGGACCCCTCCAGCTATTCGCCTATACAGTATCCGGCGGGTATTGTGAGGGATAGTGATGATTTCGAAGAAACGAGGAAGCTGTATGAATTTCTACAGAGTGATGAAGCGATGGGTGTGTTCCGCCAATACGGCTTCAGTGAGTCCAAGTAG